GCCGGAGTTTGGGCGTTGCCAAAGGACGCTGTCCGTCCAAGGAAATCGGTTTGGTCCAGCATCCTGAAGGAAATTGACATCATTGGGGCACTCATCGGCACTGCGAGTTTGGTGATGCTGTCCTATGTTCTCGCGTGAGCATCATCCCTCACCAGTTCTGCCACTCCTCGGCGTAGCTAATACGGCGCTTTAGAGTCTTATCTGCCGATATCCACAGTATTCATAAGGCATCTACCATTGCCCTTCTCGTTGTCAGTGCCATCTTGATCCCTGTCTTCATAGGATGGATGCAATACCAGGAAAAGCACCAGCGCAATGCACTTATCCCCAATTCACTATGGAAGAACTGGGTCTTTACGAGTTGTTGCCTGATGGTGCTACTCACCACGGCTGTGTGCAACTGCATGGAGCTGTATAGCAGTCTGTTGTAAGTCGTCCATCACTGGCAGCAGTCCCTTTATGGATTCGAGTTGATCTTTTCTCTAGCTTCCAACAAGTACAGCTAAAATCCGCGCTGCATGCTTCACTGCAGATTCTCCCGTCTCTTATTTCTGGAGCATTAACCAACATATCGACCGGCATCTTTGTAAACCGCATGCCAGTCATGTGGTCTGTACTCATCTCCTCGACCATCAGCGCAGTCGCGCCGCTTCTCATGGCCCTTATCCATCCACACTGGCCTTATTGGTATGATGCTTTCTTTGCCCAGGTAAGTGATGCATCACACCTGTCATACATAGAGGATACCGTCCATCGCTGCAAATGTCTCATCATAACATCGACTCGTCTCTAACTACATACAGATTCTGACTCCATTGAGCTGCGATATCCTCTTCACAGTTGGCCTCCTCGTCGTGTCAGACGTTTTCCCCCCACACATGCAGGCTTTAAGCGGTGCCGTCTTCAACACCTGCGCACAGCTGGGTACAGCCATTGGTCTAACTGTTACCTCGCTCATTGCCACCTCTGTAACCAATGCATCTCCTGACGCTGATAAAGCCTCACCCAGTGCGCTTATGGCTGGGTATCGCGCCGTCTTCTGGACCATGTTTGCCGCCATGGCATTGACCTGTGTGCTAAGTGTGCTCGGATTACGGACAGTCAAGCAGTTGGGGGTCAAGCGAGACTAAGCAGTTGCAGACAGGCCTTATTGCCTTGAAAGCTATGTTATTTAGTATAGACCGATTTGTCACACAAATCTCTTGCAAAAGTTACCTATAGTTAGGAGAATCTACCCCGGCATATTCCCGAGGGGCTATAAAGAAGATGAGAACGTATATATCAGTGGTTCAGTTGGTTGAAACCCTACATTTTAGTACGAATACATCTCAAATATGGAAACATTTCAATATCTACACCACTGATAAATACCTTGACTAGACGTCCTGGCCGAAGAGCAGTTGACGCTACGCAGCTCTCAATTTATTGGTTATTCTCTGAAAGACGAGGTTTGGAGCCGCTCAACAGCAGTTGGCGTAATTCCTGTGCTTGGGTTGTTGTTTTATGCACTCATGTTATCTTCCATAGTGTGTCTCTTTCATCTCATGCCCATGGCCATGAACTCCAGCAATACAGCCATACATAAGATTTGCGATGTCGGTGATGAAAGCGTACATAGATTCGTATTCTCATTTTTGTTTTGCCGACTATCATTATGCTATAAGCCAATACTACACTGCTTcaagcacatacgaccataggtagtggagaattcggggtcccgtctgctcccccatagacaagccactaaccggcagattagtagtcaggtgggtgaccactggcgaacaccggctgttgtatgttttttgctctttttgctctttttatatttttccttcctctctttttctaaTCAAGCTGTTTAGCTAGGCGTAGGAAGTTTTCCGGCATTATGTGGAGAGGCTGTAGAGGAAGCCATCGCTCGTCGATTGGGACACTAAGCTGTAAAGTTCATGTAAGGCAGATCTCCTAGTCTCAGTGAGACATGGGTTCTGGTAATAATTTGCCTGCTTCAACGAAGTTTTGACGGTGCAATTGATCATCTTCGGCGGGCACACTGTAGATCGCACAAGGTTCTTGAACACCAGTCCATTTGGCCCATCCTCGAAGTACGCCAGCTGAGGTATGTTGAGAATCGCAAACTGTCGGATGTCTGTCAAAGGGTATTGCTGGTCTCCCCACTGGCCAAAATATGTCAACCAGCTAACTGGCGGCTTGGCGTGGTTTTTGGTAGCGAGTGGAGTGAACTGGttgttttcttctgctgAGCGTTTTGGATTGAAGTCAAAGGTGTAGTTATAAGCGTAGGCATTGGCAATCGGATCCCAGAGAGTGCCGAGTGATGTTGTATCCTGGAGTAGATTTTTAGGCAGAACAGCCTTCAGAATAGAAGAGAGATTCAAATGATTCAGAGCACCGGCAGGAAGGCCTGGGATCGTCACCGAACTCAAGTTGACCGCGGGCAGCGGGGGGAGCGTAAAAGGTATGTTGTGAGACCCATTCGTGGCATAGATGGCGTGGCTGCCGaacgaagagaaaagaagcgccCTCTTCCCAATTTTCTGAAGTGCATCGTATTTGAAAGCCTCTCCCTGCTCATGCTGGGACAAGAATATTTCGGTTGGCTTGCCGTTCACGAAGCGGATCACTGAATTCTCCCAGTCACCCACGTGAAAGTCTTCAGGAACTCCAAGCACGTGCCCGCCGTTATTAAAGGCAAGGAAGTAGAAGTAAAAGGCGTCGACGACGGAAGAATTGTCGGGATGAGATCGAAGAATGATGGCGCAAGAGACGGCGCCTACGGTCTTGCCTTGAGCATTTGGTTTAACACCGTGTACCCAGGATGGCTCCCTTGCGAGATCTGTGACATCTTCCTTAGCAGTCAGGAAGACTGATGCATTACCAAACTTATTGAGTTGGTTCAAGTTGTTGAGTGTTAGTGGATGCACCTTTTCGCCGACTTTGGTGAAGTTGACTTCGGGAATGGTGTTGAGTAACTGTTTGCCAATATCCGCTGGGAATAAGACTTCGTTTTTCCCTGAaaattaaacaaaaaaaaaaaaaaaaaggagagaacaTCGAAAAGCCCGCGCTACGCTTACCATAGTCAATGACATAGGCTGGCACTTTTGTTGTTGTGGATGCTGCACTGGCGGCCAGTGACGCATCGATCAAGGCAAAGACGATGGTTCGCATATTTGGTTAGCAAGAAAATTTGATGAATCTCATCCAATAGAGGGTATTAGAGAGGGATCCTTGCGCAGATGGCATCTACATATATAATGGTCACGCAGATTACCTACCAAACATACGTCAGATAAGCCACGAGCTATTATGGCGTCAAGTATATCAAGACAGAGCTCCGAGTCATGAGTGAGACTAGAAATAGAAAGATGTAAGCACTTCATGAGTACATGTCTGAACTCTATCGTGTACTCGCAGTTATGGCGATCAATGTAAGCATCAGCGGGCTGGCCAACAGCCTTTTCGTCTCGCTTATATCGCCATGACGTCCGATATCACGTCGATTTTTTATCCAAACTGTATTTACTAAATGTAAGCTGAAGTCCAGTGTCATGCGTTTCAGCACATTCCGTGCTTCTGACAAGATCATCCAAGATTCTATCTGGACGAAATGGAGAGAAAGCCGAATTAAGCTGTTGCTATTGATACTCATGGTAAAAGAATCTAGTACTAATTTGGCAATGAGTGGATTTATTCATCTGTATGTATTCAATATCGTAGCGATGCTTGGTAGTGATGGCTTCAGCTTGCTGTTTGGCGCATACTACATACAAGAAGGGCTCTTTTGCTGTTCGGGATATAAGGAGAACATTGAACATGCAATGAGAAGAATGTAGCAATGCTGGCAGCTAGGTGGTAAATGCTCAGACCTTGTCCACCCTGATAGAGAGAgcaaaagatataattaagggcggaaaaaaagtaaacctttcttttttataggtaatgcatacctacctagaATAGGTATTTGGCTACTGAAGTAAAGAGCTCTTACGTTAACCATCAGTATGCTATGGGTATTATCAGAAGAAACAACGTAGATAACATCGTTCTCTTTGTTCCGTTCCACCGCCGCTTACCTAAGCTGGGGTAGGTAAGGTACCCAAGATAGCTCGCGCTCATAACCGCGGCAGTTACCATAGCTCGATTATGACTCACGCGTTAAAGAGCCTTCTGCAAAGCTATTCTGCTCAGGATGGAGTCACATCTGGACGCCTCGAGTCCGAACGCTTGATCCGCCATACCCAAGTCTAACCACCCTAGGCTATTAATTACTCAGAGCAGTTTATTGTGGGGCTAGGGTCGCAGCCCTTATCAGGCGTCTTGCCGCAACCAGCCTAGTGTCTCCACAACAGCCGTCTGGTAGATCTCCATATCGACTCCGGTCGACTCCGGCGTCGGCGGGACGAAAGTGGGATGAAAGCGCGACAACACCTCTTGACGGTCATCAGCTTGAATCGCTTCCTACTTGCCTTTTCAACTTCAACCAACTATCACAATGGCTTCCAAGCGCGTTTGTCTGTGAGTTGAGCAGAACCAATTGCTTTCTACGCGCTGTTAGGCTGACTTGGCGATCCCCGTGAATCAGGGCCTACTCTGGCGGTGCGTTTTTCTACATGAGCAGTGCTGCATGAGCACGATGACGATGCTAATGTAGATTCCAGGTTTGGATACTTCTGTTATCCTGGCTTGGCTCATTGAGCAGGGCTATACCGTTGTTGTACGTCTAACCCAGTCGATGTACCTGCGCTGAGCTGACTGAGAACAGGCCTTCCTTGCGGATGTGGTACGTACAGGCCGTCCCTCGATATTTGCTCCTCGGCTTGGAGGACAAGCACTGCACCTGGAAGCACAAGCTGTCTTTCTCGCATTCTGGCCCCTACCCTGTTCGTGGGGAGGATACAAAGAGAGGTGACCCGGAGGATTGAAAGAGATGGACTGTTATTCCCAGGGCCAGCTCGCTACTTATAGCGGCTTTATTTGCTTATATCCCTGTGCTGACGTCATTGCAGGGACAAAATGAGGACTACGATGCAGTCAAGGCCAAAGCCGAGAAGATCGGTGCTGAACGCATGATCATCCAGAATCTTCAGCAGGAGCTAGTGGACGAACTTGTTTGGCCCGCAGTGCAATGTGTGTTCGGCCGATCCCCCGTGCGAAGTGCACAACGTCCATCCACGGCTATGCTAACATCCGACGCTATCAGGCAACGCGATATACGAAGACGCCTACCTCTTGGGCACGTCGTTGGCCAGGCCTGTCATTGcgagggcgatgatgaaaGTGGCCAAGCAGTATAACTGTGAATACTTGAGTCATGGATGTAAGCAATCGACGTCGCCTTTCAGCATCTGCTTACTGTCGTGCCATACTGACTGCCGTTTCTCCTACCTACATAGGCACCGGTAAAGGAGTACGTTCTTCCCTCTTCTGTGTATCATGTTCTGAATGCTAACTTGATTAGAATGAGTACGTTTAGGTGCCCAGATATCAATGTCACATACTTACCCTCTTATCAGCCAGGTCAGATTCGAGATGGCATGGAGGGCCCTCGAtcagaagacgaagacaaTTATCCCGTGGCGCATACCCGAGTTTTGCGAGCGATTCGCGTCCGTACCCCTGCCGCCCCGCCCTTCTCTCGAAGATACTAACGTACAGACAGTGGGCGTCAAGCACTCTTGGACTTTGCCGAATCAAAGGGCGTTCCTGTGACGTCGACTAAGCAGAAGCCATTTTCTATGGATGCCAACCTTATTCAGTAAGCAAAAGCCCTCTATTTCATCCAATCGAGACCTTCAAACGTACTCGATCTTTATACATCGTTGCGAGCGACCGCCGTACAAAGACGGGGTACTCTAACTTCAGCCATTTTGACTGGCGACCACTGTCATTTCATAAGTACACGGCAACTCGCAATGATCTATAAGTACCAAGAGCGCATTGGTCTCGATGGAATACCTATAAAGGGAGGGAATGTCAGGAACTCCTTCAGAAGTGGCAGAAGTGGCAGAAGCACGCAGCAAGTGCTTTCTTTAGGTGCTATACAACCCGTATATCACGCGGACAAGACTGTGTAGTGTGTACAAGACTTGATACTTGCTTCTGCCACGCTATGAGGCTTCCATTTGACCTCCTTCTCCTGGCCGGACATAGAATCGTCGCTGACTCTTCCATCTGAAAATAGTTGCTCTTACGAGGCAGGTCTACTCGAGCAACCCGAGCTCGAGCCGCCAGCGGACATGTGGACCATGACCGTGGGTAAGTTGGTTCAGTCTTGAATCAGTTCCGTGACGTGGGAGCTAACTTCAAAAGACCCCATGAAGGCTCCTGATGAGCCAACCAGGTTCACTATCCACTTCGAGAAGGGCATCCCAATCAAGCTTGAGGTCGGTGGCAAGGTCGTCACTGGCTCACTGGAAATCTTCAAGGCCTGTAACGAAATTGGCCGAGCTAATGGAGTTGGCCGTGTCGACATTGTCGAATCAAGGTTTATTGGCCTCAAGAGCCGTGGCTGCTACGACACCCCCGGCTTGACGATCCTGCGCACCGCCCACCGAGATCTCGAGGGC
The Trichoderma asperellum chromosome 7, complete sequence DNA segment above includes these coding regions:
- a CDS encoding uncharacterized protein (EggNog:ENOG41~TransMembrane:14 (i55-80o100-119i126-143o149-170i182-201o213-233i254-272o284-303i324-346o366-384i391-410o416-441i453-477o497-521i)); the protein is MATKVLTEPQSVELPPVQAGGSPAAASAEALSDPSSGSSPAGDAKTAIIHSRFRATLVVAQLLGLNLFSSFCNGVVVVGLPAMAASLHIDEGLLVWPTSVFYLTAGSCLLLAGSIADVVGTKTMSLVGAFTAAVSAMACGLARSSGQLIAFRALQGVTNAIIVPSSVSIVSTGLEEGRPRNLGFACLGFAGPIGFSLGLVLGGVFADRTGWRAAFYLAAATTFALFLAGVWALPKDAVRPRKSVWSSILKEIDIIGALIGTASLVMLSYVLAVLSADIHSIHKASTIALLVVSAILIPVFIGWMQYQEKHQRNALIPNSLWKNWVFTSCCLMVLLTTAVCNCMELYSSLFFQQVQLKSALHASLQILPSLISGALTNISTGIFVNRMPVMWSVLISSTISAVAPLLMALIHPHWPYWYDAFFAQILTPLSCDILFTVGLLVVSDVFPPHMQALSGAVFNTCAQLGTAIGLTVTSLIATSVTNASPDADKASPSALMAGYRAVFWTMFAAMALTCVLSVLGLRTVKQLGVKRD
- a CDS encoding uncharacterized protein (EggNog:ENOG41~SECRETED:SignalP(1-19)), with protein sequence MRTIVFALIDASLAASAASTTTKVPAYVIDYGKNEVLFPADIGKQLLNTIPEVNFTKVGEKVHPLTLNNLNQLNKFGNASVFLTAKEDVTDLAREPSWVHGVKPNAQGKTVGAVSCAIILRSHPDNSSVVDAFYFYFLAFNNGGHVLGVPEDFHVGDWENSVIRFVNGKPTEIFLSQHEQGEAFKYDALQKIGKRALLFSSFGSHAIYATNGSHNIPFTLPPLPAVNLSSVTIPGLPAGALNHLNLSSILKAVLPKNLLQDTTSLGTLWDPIANAYAYNYTFDFNPKRSAEENNQFTPLATKNHAKPPVSWLTYFGQWGDQQYPLTDIRQFAILNIPQLAYFEDGPNGLVFKNLVRSTVCPPKMINCTVKTSLKQANYYQNPCLTETRRSALHELYSLVSQSTSDGFLYSLST